In Colletotrichum lupini chromosome 6, complete sequence, a single window of DNA contains:
- a CDS encoding major facilitator superfamily transporter — protein MGSFTKGSIELRYAQVSSSALDVYKESGVLRWQINLGDKSLSQIISTVLSHPIFNGTFLFLATFAMNLRQAFNEDTEQALGPTLFSFNSLTTLCEDETIKKHGSDAKATPSTSESRLHESSDGSISTYSPVTWDGPEDSANPKNWNRRQKWTMGSGVLADCWKPEERGKGIAFMQFAPVLGLAVGPIAGGYISQYATWRWTFWSVVILNFTVQVIAFIFLRETYAPRLLHLKAKRLRKLYNDMSIKTEWEKQERTLAVILRTSLSRPWIMLATQPIIQSLALYQAFNFGLLYLIISSFPKLWEHYYGMHKGQASLNYISIAVGALIGVLISAPTMDMIYQRLKRRRGIEKDGKGVPEFRIPLMVPASLLTPCGIMLFAWTAQNKMHFMLPNVGIAITIGSSMVSYQCISAYIADCYALHTASASAACCFMRSMFAFAFPLFVPALFRNLGYGLGGSLLAIIAVVIGVPAPLLLWRYGAKLRTLSKFGVAE, from the exons ATGGGCAGCTTTACGAAGGGCTCCATAGAGCTGAGATACGCCCAAGTGTCTAGCTCAGCCCTAGATGTG TATAAGGAGTCTGGAGTGCTCAGGTGGCAGATTAATCTCGGTGATAAAAGTCTTAGCCAGATCATCTCGACAGTGCTCTCTCACCCAATCTTTAATGGCACTTTTCTGTTCCTTGCTACTTTTGCCATGAATCTTCGACAAGCCTTCAACGAGGATACTGAACAAGCCCTAGGACCAACTCTCTTCTCTTTCAACTCTTTGACGACCTTGTGCGAAGATGAAACCATAAAGAAACATGGCAGCGATGCCAAAGCCACGCCCTCAACATCGGAATCTAGACTACACGAAAGCAGTGACGGAAGCATCTCTACATACTCACCT GTGACTTGGGATGGGCCGGAAGACTCAGCAAATCCCAAGAACTGGAACCGAAGACAGAAATGGACA ATGGGCAGTGGCGTACTAGCTGACTGCTGGAAGCCAGAGGAGAGAGGGAAGGGAATTGCATTCATGCAATTCGCCCCCGTGTTAGGACTCGCAGTCGGCCCTATTG CGGGTGGGTATATCTCTCAATACGCTACCTGGCGATGGACCTTTTGGTCCGTGGTAATCTTGAACTTCACGGTGCAAGTCATCGCCTTTATCTTTCTTAGAGAGACATACGCCCCACGACTCTTGCACCTGAAGGCCAAGCGACTGCGTAAGCTCTACAACGATATGTCTATTAAAACGGAGTGGGAAAAGCAGGAGCGCACACTCGCTGTCATCCTCAGGACCAGCCTATCTCGCCCATGGATCATGCTCGCTACTCAGCCCATTATACAAAGCCTCGCGCTCTATCAGGCGTTCAATTTTGGACTACTATATCTCATCATATCTAGCTTTCCGAAACTGTGGGAGCATTACTATGGCATGCACAAAGGGCAAGCGAGCCTGAACTACATCTCTATTGCCGTCGGAGCATTGATCGGTGTTTTGATCTCCGCCCCAACAATGGACATGATTTATCAAAGACTCAAACGACGTCGAGGTATTGAGAAGGATGGGAAGGGAGTCCCGGAGTTTCGCATTCCATTAATGGTCCCCGCTTCTCTTCTTACGCCCTGTGGGATAATGCTTTTCGCCTGGACTGCGCAAAACAAGATGCACTTCATGCTTCCCAAC GTGGGCATAGCCATCACTATCGGCAGCAGCATGGTATCATACCAATGCATATCGGCTTACATCGCCGATTGCTATGCTCTTCACACTGCTTCGGCCTCGGCGGCTTGTTGCTTCATGAGATCCATGTTTGCATTCGCATTCCCACTGTTCGTCCCGGCGTTGTTCAGGAATCTTGGCTATGGCCTAGGTGGGAGTTTGCTAGCCATCATTGCAGTGGTGATTGGTGTGCCAGCGCCTTTGTTGCTCTGGAGATATGGAGCAAAGCTACGGACTCTCAGTAAATTTGGTGTTGCTGAATAG
- a CDS encoding 3'-5' exonuclease, producing MAASTTNEIKPVGSSPGSASAYDSNSMTPLAYDLVNTPEGISILVDYLSGLPNDAVPSHYVDLEGDNLSRHGIISILQLYVAPKQHTYLLDIHALGDKAFLTPGERSGKTIKGFLENPNVKKVFFDVRNDSDALFHHFRIDLDGIQDLQLMEFASRYNKAGFLSGLAKCIERNAPLTPEEIFAWRAVKVLGHNLFNPQSGGSYAVFNQRPLSPDILRYCIQDVQYLPRLWAVYYQKLGKDWKHAVEKETKNRILKSHAFDYNGQGRHMTEPPADWVVRNPEITANIHTEPTTITRYT from the coding sequence ATGGCAGCATCAACAACGAATGAGATTAAGCCAGTCGGCTCGAGTCCCGGCTCTGCATCGGCTTATGATAGCAATTCGATGACACCCCTCGCATACGATCTCGTCAATACGCCAGAGGGTATTTCTATCTTGGTCGACTATCTCAGCGGACTGCCCAATGACGCGGTCCCATCGCATTATGTTGATCTCGAAGGCGACAACCTCAGTAGGCATGGCATCATATCCATCCTCCAGCTATATGTGGCTCCGAAACAACACACATACCTCCTCGATATCCATGCTCTCGGTGACAAAGCTTTCTTGACTCCGGGCGAGAGATCAGGCAAAACAATCAAGGGGTTCTTGGAGAACCCCAACGTAAAGAAGGTCTTCTTCGATGTTAGAAACGACTCAGATGCTCTGTTCCACCACTTCAGGATTGATCTGGACGGGATACAAGATCTTCAGCTTATGGAGTTCGCCTCACGTTACAACAAGGCAGGATTTCTCAGCGGATTAGCAAAATGCATAGAGAGGAATGCCCCATTGACGCCCGAAGAAATCTTCGCCTGGAGAGCTGTCAAAGTGTTGGGACACAATCTGTTCAACCCACAGTCGGGCGGAAGTTATGCTGTCTTCAACCAGCGACCATTATCTCCGGATATTCTTCGCTACTGCATCCAAGATGTCCAATACCTGCCTCGTCTCTGGGCTGTGTACTATCAAAAGCTGGGAAAGGATTGGAAGCACGCTGTGGAGAAGGAAACGAAGAACAGAATCCTGAAGTCTCATGCATTTGACTATAATGGCCAGGGCAGGCATATGACGGAGCCACCTGCTGATTGGGTTGTGAGAAACCCAGAAATCACTGCCAATATTCACACTGAACCAACTACAATAACGAGATACACGTAG